A window of Magnetococcales bacterium genomic DNA:
CCACCCCACCCGAAACCATCCCCCGCCCCTCCTCTCCCGCGCTGGCCGCAGCAGCCTTGGCAAAAAAACAAGGGCAATCGGAATTGCCCTTGTTTGCTTGAACAACACCCGAATAGGGTCAAAACGTCCCGAACTCCCCATCGTCCTTGTCATCCAACTCCCTGTCGATGCCGGCGACTTTGTGGCCCTTGGCCTTACTCCCCTGGGAATAGTCCGGCAACGCCGCCCGCCTGGCCGGAACGGGCAAACGTTTGCCACCCTCCCGAACCGTGGAACCACCCCGCGAACCGGACGGAGGCACCCCCCTTGAATCCCCGATCCTGAAGAAACTGATACTCTGGGCCAGATTGTCCGATTGCGACGACAACTCCTCCGCCGTGGCCGCCATCTCCTCCGCAGCACCGGCGTTCTGCTGAATGACACGATCCAACTGTTGAATGGCCTTGTTGATCTGAGAAGCCCCCGTATTCTGCTCCCGACTCGCGGAAGCAATCTCCTGAATCAACTCCGCCGTCTTGCGAATATCCGGAACCAACCGGGAAATGATCTCACCCGTGCGCTCCGCAACCATCACGCTGGAAGCGGACAAGGTGCTGATCTCACTCGCCGCCGTCTGACTCCGCTCGGCGAGTTTTCGCACCTCCGCCGCCACCACCGCGAAGCCCTTGCCATGCTCCCCGGCCCGCGCCGCCTCAATGGCGGCGTTCAACGCCAACAGATTGGTCTGCCGTGCGATCTCCTCGATAATGGCAATCTTGGAGGCAATCTCCTTCATCGCCGCCACCGCCTCACCCACCGAACGTCCACCCTCCTCCGCATCCTGAGCCGCCTGCCGGGCAATTTTTTCGGTTTGCTGCGCATTGTCGGTGTTCTGTTGAATGTTGCCGCTCATCTGCTCCATCGAAGAGGAGGTCTCCTCCACCGAAGCCGCCTGCTCCGAAGCCCCGTCCGATAGCCCCTGGGCCGAACTGTTCATCTCTTGACTGCCAGAAGCCACATTGTCCGCCGCCTGACGCACCTCGGTCACCACACTGCGCAACTTGGTCACCATCTCCCGCAACGCCTCGGCCAACTGACCAATCTCATCCTTCTGATCCACTTCCACCACCGCCGTCAGATCGCCTTCCGCCACCGACCGGGCAAACGCCACCCCCTTGATGATCGGCGAGGTGATCAACGAGGCCAGGAACAGCGCAATGATCACCCCGACCACCACCGCAACCACTATCGTCCCGATGATGATGACACTCGATTCCTGGATCAGCTTCTCCGCCGCCTCACGCGCCGTGTCCAACTGCTGATACCCGGCACCCTCGGCATCCTGGGCCTGCTTGATCACGTTGCCGCCCAATTGAGCCATCTCCTTCAATATACCCCGAAGGGCGTCGTCGTTCTTGATCCAGTTGTTGGCCGCCTCGGAATAGTCCCTGGTCGCCTTGCGGGCCTCCTCGATCAGCTTGACCTGGGCCGGATCCGTGGTGATGGTCTGCAACGTGTCATAGAGCCCCATCAACGCCGGAAGCAACTCCCCCATCTTCTTCCAGGCCACCCGATCCTTGTAATTGACCTCCTCCTTCTCGGCTCGCATGATGGCCAAGGCATTCACATAGATGTTGGTGGTGATGATGTACCGCTGCACGAAGGCGTTCAACGCGGCCGCATCCGCCCCACCCTTCATCGCCGCCGTGTAGGCATCCACCTGCATCTGCAGAAACTGCGCAGCAGCCTTTTCCACAACGCTCCCCTTGGCAACCATCTCCGCAACGGCAGCCTTGTTCGCCTTCAAACCACGTACCCCGGCGCGGTACTTGTCGGCATAGGCCTCCGTGCCATGCCGGGCCGCCTTGGACTGCTCCAGCAATCGGGTATTGTTATGCCTGGTGGCCAACTCATCCACCTTGTCGAGGAACTTGTTCAACTCCTTCACCGCGTTTTCGGCCCGCTGGTGAATCTCATCCTTCTCCTCCAGCAGGTAGTTCTTCTCCTCCATGATGGTGGCCAGAGCCATACGCTCCACACCGGTGGCGTATTCCACCGCCTTGGCGCTATTGTCGGTAATGCCGAAAAGCGCATCGGAAACCTTCCCGATGTAGGTTTCCGCCAGAATACCGAAGATGACGGTGATCAAGACAAGCAACGACGCTCCTCCAAGGATCTTGAACTTGACACTCAGATCGTTAATGCGCATTTCTCTACCCTCCATGCTTGCTTGATACTTATTTTTATTATTTCAGAAAACCAGCACACACAACAATACCAGAGTCACGACTCGCGTCGACCCTGGCACCCATCCACCGGTCCAGCCCCTCGCGGGGTTGCTATATTGAACCACAAATTTAAATTTTTTAGCAATATTTTTTTGTTCGTGATCGGTATCTATTTAAACAATTCGGGGGTTCGGGGACACCACCCCGAACCCCCGAACATTGAAAGAATACCCCCGTCCCGCACCCCGGAATTTCCGGCACGGGCCCAATCCCGTTTACTTGGCTAACCCCACGCTGGAGTGGGCCTCGATCTCGGAAAGCAGGTGCAGCCCGATCTGACGGCCCAATACCACCGCCAGCGCCTGTGCCGCGCCCGGATCCTGCCGCCATCGCTGCGCCGCGGTCTCCTCCTCCTGAAGTTCACGGGTACACAGCAGGCGTTGATCCAGACAAATCCGCCCGATGATCCGCCCGTTCGGATGAAAGATGAAATGGTCCCCACGACCCCGGCCCGACTCCCCGCCGGACACGGCGCAACGGAAACTTCCCAGGAGTTGCCCCCCCTGACGGATGGCGCCCAGAAGCATGGTCCGGGAAGGCAACTCCCCCACCCGCCCCAGATCCAGGGTTCGATCAATCACCAGCCGCCAGGCGGACTCCGGCTTCACCGCCACGGAGAGACTCACGGAAGCCGTCTCCCCGTGTCGGAAAACACCCTCCAAATCCAGCTCCACCTCGACATCCCGCCCCGGCTCGGGAGCCGGATCTCCGACAAATTCGATATCGAACAAACCCACCGCCAGATGATCACCCGCCACTCCCGAACCGTGACAACGCCAACCGTTGGCGATTTCGCTGCGCAACCAGCGACCAAACCGCCCCACCAGATAATATTCCAGCATTGACGAGTGGGCGTTCCACTCCCCGTTCAGCCTGCAAAATGTGGGTCGGGTATCGGGCGTCGGCGGCATGGGCTTGCCGCCCAGGTAAGGACGCACCGCCTTGCGCGCCTGACGGGCGATGCGCTGCGCATCGAGCTTGCCAACCACCTTGGGGATTTCCACATGGGGTTCTCCCAGATGTTCCCGACAGCTGCCATGGCTCATCTCCATGGCCGCGATCACCGCCGTGGTCACCTCGGGATGACTGAGCGGATTGGCGGTTTCAGCCTCCACCACGAAAAAGCTCTCCGGCCCCCCGACATAATAGAGCCCATGACCGTTTTCCCAATCGTTCAACAGCAGATCGTAAACCACCTCCTGCGGATCCGACGACTCGTATTCCTCCACCCGCTGCACCGTCAAGGCAGCGCTGCGCCCATCGCGCATTCCCGCGAGAACCACCCCCGCCTTCAGAACCCCCTCCCCCTGCGACGCCATGTCGGGAATCCCGTCGATCAACCCCCAGGGCGAGACGGCATAACGCAACGGTCCACCCTCTGCCCCACGGCGAAAGGGATGGGTCGCCGTGGTGAAAACCTGTTGCCCGTTCACGGAATAGAGCTTCCGTCCGGCCCGTTTCGGCGTTTCGATCATCACCACCACGCGGGGGCCGCCTGCGGTTTGCACCATATCCCCGATTCGCACCTCGGCGATGCGGCGAACACGGCCATCGGCCATCAGCACCCGCGTCTCCCCGCCGAAACAACTACCGCTGTCGGGTTTGTAAAGGGCCAAGCTGCCCCACTCGCAGAAGCTGTGGCTGTACCCGTCGGCCTCGTTGACGGAGGAGTGGCTGGGCATGTAGGAACCGGTGTAGGAGGTCAACTCGCTTTCCGGCATGGAAGCGGTGATGGTCGACGAGGGCAAATCGGCTCCCGAAAGCGGGCTGTACCAACTGATGTAGCCGCCGTTCCACCATTTCACGGCATCCACCTGCCCCGGAATGCTCATTCCGGCAGCCTTGTAACGGCTGATGGCCCCGTCCACGTCGGACCAGCCCAGGGCTTTCAGTGCAATCCACAGGTTGAACAAAAACCAGGTGGCCGCATTGCTGCTGTCCCCCCCCATGGCAATGGACTGGTTGATGTTGGCGGTAAACTGACCCGAGCTGATCTTCTGGTCCAGCAGGGTGGCCGCAGCACTCGAATTGCCCGAATTGACCAGGCTGCTCCAGGCCTGGGCTGTGGGATTGAAGCCCGCTTTGAAGGTTCCCAGATAACTGGCGGCAAGCGCCGGCATGAGGGCGCTATGGTAATTGCCCAGGGCAGTGGTCAACTTGTTGGCATCCACCCCGACCGATACCTGGGCCCGAATGGCGTCGGTCAGCACGGGAACGGCATAACCTCCCCACCAGGAACCGTTCATGCCGGCATTGACCGCCGCCACCTCGCTGGCCACCCGAGAGCCGGATGCGGACAACACGGCCCCCGGAAAAAAGGCATTGGCATAGCCCGAAGCGGAGCCGTTATAACTGTAGGTCGAACGGTAATAGGCATACCAGGGACCGCTCTCGTCGGGATGCGGAGCGATGCCGTTGTTCGGCAGATTGACCTGCAGCAGATTGGACAAGGCCCCCCGATGGGCGCTGTTCCAATCGGTATCACCGAAATAGGGAAAGGCATTGATCAGGGCCGTCAACTGGGAATTGACGTTCGAGTCGGTAAGACCGCTCAGGGAGATTCCCGAAGGCGGTGCGCTGATCAGTTCCTGGGCCAACTGCTGGGCGTACTGCAAGTAGGTTGTCATGATGCCCCCTCGAAGGAGATGGAAACGGAGGCCCGGACAAGACGCCGGTCAAGCGTCCTGTCCGGGGTGAGCCGGTTTGGCAAGGTCGGTTACGCCACGGTGATGGCGAAATTCACCGAAAGCTGGCCGAGGACATTGCTCGCCGTCAGGGTGTTGGCCAACGTTGCCGCAGTGGTGGCTTTCTGGCCGTTGGGGGCATAGATGCCGGTTTTGCCGTCGAACGAGAGGAAGGGCGGCAAGGTTCCCGTATTGGCATAGTAAAGCGGCGTGCTGGGATTGACCCCGAAGGAGGCGCCGAAACGTTGTGTGGTCGAAGGGGTGGAATTGAGGGCGAACCGCATCTCCTTCATGGTCATGTAGTAGGGGGCCATGCCCGACATCCGCACCGTGAACGGCGTAGAACTCACGGCGCTGCAGGAGAGGCCGTTGCTGACTTTGATCAACCAACCGGAGGCCTGGGAGGGTTGGTAGTTGCCTTTGCTGTCCGGGAAGACCGGCTGGAAGGTGAGCGGAACGGAGACCAGATTGCCGCCGGAGGTGCTGGCCGTGCCGGCAGGTGCGGTCAACCAGGTCTGGGTACGCACCGTGGGGCTGCCGGAAGGCGGCGTTGTCGTGCCCATCTTGGGTTGGAAGCTGACCGTATTGTCGCTCATCAGACTGAGCCACATCGCCGATGGCCCCTTGGTGGGATCGCTTTGCACCAGGGTGCCGATACGGCTCATGCCCAAACCATCGGTTTGCACCTGCCAGACGCTGTTGGGCAGGAAGGTGGCCGAACCCCAGTTGACGGAGCCGTCGCTGGCGACGACCAGGGACTGGTCGTCAACCCCCATACGGAAGCCCGTCATCATCAGGTTGCCTTGGTTGGCATCGGCATACGAAACCACATAGTCGATGGCGCCGCACTTCGAAGGGACGTAGAAACCCGCCGGTTTGGCGTAGTCGTTGACGAAATCCTCCACCGGATCGGGTTGTTTCTTGAACATCTCATAGAGCATGAGTCCCAATCCCACCAAAGCGCCGATGATGGCCAGAGGACCGGCGATGGCGATGATGGAGGCCATGATCCCTTCGGCGGCGATGATGCCGCCTTCGATCGCCCAGCCGCCCACCATGGAGAAGAGCATCAGGGAACTGCTGACGATGTTGACGATATCCGCCGCCAGGGCCACCCCCGATTCCCCGGTGGAAATGAAATAGATGCTCATGCCGATGCCGGCCAGGATGAATAGCGGACCCACCCGGGTGGCCATGAACTCATCCAGGTTGCGCCCGAAAATGCGGGTGGTCCAGGAGACGGCCTTCACGTCGTTCTCCCCGATCATCATCAAGCTGGCGATCTCTTCCCGGATGGCCGTGCTTCCCGCCGTGTCGCCCAACCACTGGGCGGTTCGATTGGAGATGTTGATCAACCCCGCATCCAATTGGCTGGCCTCCCCCGTGGCCAGAATGCGGCTGATGGCGGCGCTCCGTTGGGCGAAGGTCATGCCCTCCACCCCGTAGATGGCATAAATGCGCACCCCGCGTTTCACCACCGCCGCCAGGATCTGCAGCCCCAGTTGCGTCGATGCGAGAATCAACTCGGTGCGTTCGCCCGCGTCCAACTGGTCCCAGCTCTTGTAGGCGGTGAAGAGGTTGAAAATGGCCAGGCAGGTGATGCCACCGATCAACACACTGCCGAACAGTTCCGCCGACGAAGCCAGCTTGGGGTAGGAACTCTTGAACCATGTGGTCCATTTCTGGGCCACATAGGGCAGAGCCATGGTATCGGAGATGATGTTGGAGAAGGAGACGAGAGCCTCGATCGATGCCTTGAGCATGGCCTCCGAATCGTCTTGGCCCAAAATGGCTTGAAGCTGGTTGGCGGCGGCGGCTATCTGGGCATCTTCACTTTGCAGATTCTGATTCACGAAGGTCTGCAGATACTCCTTGATCAGGGAGAAGTCGTCCGCGTCTCCGGTGAAACCGTACATGGTGGGCAGAATGTTGCTGGCCATGAAGGTGTTGATGGTCTTGTTGTAATACTGGGCAAAGGTTCCGGAGGGGTCCAACGCGGTGAGAACGGTGATGTTCTGCTGGAAAAGACGCGCCAGGCTGGTTCCGTCGCTCGATCCGGTACTGATGGATAGCTGAATGGCGATGTTGGCCAGAATGGCCGGTGCGGTGTTGTAAAGGTAATAGACGTATGCCCAGTAGAGCTGATTGGTCTTGGCGTAATCCGCCATCGCGGTAGCCTCGGCGATCAGGTCGCTCTTGAGGTTGGCCGGTGAGGAGGCATCGACGATGACGTTGGTGTTGATATCGGTGATGGCCGACTGAAGGTGGGCGTCGATTTGGGTGGCGTAGGTGGCGGCATTGTCGCGTTGATCGTTCAGATAGTCCACCATGGTGTTGTAACGCTGCCCCCAGCGATATTGAAAGAGCAACTGGCTGTGAGCCTGATAAACGGCGGAGTTGGCCACCTCCTGTTTCAGCCAGGCGGCAGCCCGCTGCCCGTTGAGGTTCTGGCAGTTGGAGTCGGAACCGTTGGCCATGCCCTGGGACATCACGGCGGTGCCAAGAGATTTATACCAGGCGATGGGATCGGCCACCCCCGCCACCGGGGAGTTGGCCACCGTGGCCAGTTCTCCCGTCAGAATCGGCTGATTGATCCCCGGAAAGAGCAGGTTCCAGATATCGGAGGGGACGAAGGAATTCATGATCTCCTGCAGATCGGCCCGCACCCCTTCCTGCACCTGATCCCCCCAGGCTCCGCTGGAATCCTGTCCGAAGGGGGTCATGGCCAGCAGGCCGTAAATCGTCGGGGAGGAGTCGGTCAACGACTCGCTCTGGGCCTCCAGGGAGGCATGCAGATCGGGATGCAGGTCATTGTGTTGCGCGATGCTCTTGATGGCGTTGTCGCTGCTCAGGCGGGTGGCTTTGAGCAACGGGGCGCTTCCCAGGGCCCGACTGCCGTGGGCGTCGAACTTCAGCATTCCCCTGGCGGGCAGTCCCAGGCGCTGCTGATGGGAGGAATCGAGATCCTGCCAGAAGAGGGTGCCCCCCTGCATGCGGGAGTTGGCCACGGGCTGACCGTCGACGTGCAACTTCCCGTTGAAAACCGCGAAGGGGGCCATTCGGGGGCTGGTTTGATAATAGCCCTGGGCCATGGGATTGACCCGGTTCCCCTGAAAGCCGACCAGCTTCCCGTTGGGTGCAATATCGTCGATCTCCAGAACCCCGTTGATGGTGGAGGCGGCGGCATCCTCCACCGCCTGCATCCACCAGGGGTAGACCGTATCGGGACCGGTGCAGGCATCGCCCTTGTCGGGGTCGGGGGCGATGGTGGATTTGAACACCAGATTCCAGACCATCTGGCCGCTTTTCGAACCGAGGGCGAGACTGGCGGTAAAATTGCCCAAAACGGGGTCCCAGGGGATGGCGCCTGTTTGCAGGTCGGCGAATTCGAAGGTGAAGGTGGGGGGCAGAATGGGATCGGTCTTCTGCACCGAATAGGTCAATAACAAGCGGTTGGCCACCCAGGAGGCATTTTTCCAGTCGCTGGAAGAGGTATCCCAGGTGAGTCCGGTCACTTTGCTGCCGTCGGTGATGTAGGAGGCGCCGCAATTCAGGGCCACGTCGCAGGAGAACTGCGCCACGGCGCCGCCGCTGACCGATACGGCGCTTTGCGCCGATCCGACAGCCCCGACGGCGCTTTTGCCGTCGTGGCTGAGATGCAACTGGCCGCCACCGAAGAGGCCTTGCCAACGCAAAGTTTTATCGTGGGCATCGTAGTGGAAGGCTTCCCTCGGCACGGGGGTTTGGTCGAGATAGAGCAGGTCGCCGCCGGGTGCGGCGGGGTTATGACGGATCAGGGTGACCCGCCGGGGGATCTCCTTTTGGGAGTTTCCGTAAGTTGCCATGCGGTGGATGACGAAATCGATCGCTTCCGGTTGAGCTCTCTTCGCCGCCACCATCGGCTTACCGGTATGCATACGAATACCTTGTTTCTTTGCTGCCAGACTTGCGTAAATCATTAGCCTTTCCTTCCTGTTGGTTTCGATGGAGTGGATTTGCCCGACGAACGCCTTCATAAACCGATAGACCAGACGATTTAGATATTTCGTTATTAACCAATAAACTAATCAATATTGATTATTTTCTAATAGATTATTCTTTTAGGTATTATATCTCCCAAAAAAAGAGAATAATTTATTATTTTAGCTATTTCTGATTATTATGATTATACAAACCCCTGCCGGAGTCTCCCGAAAGAGACCCGATCCCGAACGGGAACACGGAGCGCAGGCCACCCCGGCCCGCCTCATCCTTCCGCGACAGCAACACACGCCTTATGGAAAAAGTTTTCCGCAGGACCGGTTTTACGCCGCCCAAAGATCGCGCCCGCATATCAGAATATGTTGTTTAAGAGAACCCTGATGATTACCTTATCGTTTTTTGCTCCTCCGTTTAGTGTCGTTCGCTTCAACTAACATGACCACATGAACCATGTCAAGGCAAATACCGATGAATTTCTTTGACAATCCCCTCTCCACGATCGGTCAACATAGAATAATTCGACTTGTTTGAGTAGTTCTATTTATCCAGCTGTCAGGGGATTTTTTGCAGCGCGAAACGAATTAAGATTTCGATGAAAGCCGATTGATATGCACAAGTATATGACACGGAAGACGTGTCACTATTGGTGACTATTCTAATCTGTATTCTATTTGTGATTTACTTCACGCAAACGAGAACCCGAGGAGAGCCTGGAAGAATCCGACCGGAAAAACGCATCGCCATGGCGGACCGCCCCGGAGCTTTCCCGTTCGGGAATCAGCCGAGGGCCACGGGCTGGGTGATTCCATTTCATTCGTTCATTAATACGGGGATCCGGGGGCGATTATCGCCCCCGCGGAGGTTGGACTCGGGCGCCGCTTTGCGGCGTCCAATCAGGCTTTCCTGCCGAATTGTGGAGGCGGAGCCTCCAAGGTTCTGTTATTGATTTTCTCTTGTTCTTTTATTCCCCTGAAAGGCTCTCCTTCCAGGGGAATAAAAGAACAAAAATAAGTCAAAGACAACACATTGGGGACTCCGTCCCCAAACCCCTGCCGGGGACCATGATGGTCCCCAGACCCCTGCAATAATGCAAAAATGAATCAGAAACGGAATAAGGGGTCCGGTACGGCCCCGGCCGGGTCCGGGTGGTAACTTCACGGATGGGGAGGATGAGACCCTCCCCGGACCCCCGTATGAATGGACAAACGACGCATCCCCAGGGGGACGCGGTTCACTTCGGAAAGACAAAGTTGATGGTGCCCGAGACGCTCTTGTGTTCGTTGCCCGCCTTGTTGAAGACCCCGACGGCCCCCCGGATCGGTTTGCCACCCAGGACCACGTCATCGGCATTGCCGGTGTTCAGAGCCCGTGACATCTCCAGATTCCAGTAGCCGTCCTTCCAGACCCCCTTGGCCTGCACATCCACCAGACTGCCCGATCCGGAACCCGACATCACGATCCCCGGCTCCTCCTCCCCCGCTTTGGCCGCAGGAGCCTTGGCATTGGCGTAAAAAGCCTCCCCGGCGTCATTACGCTTCAAGATATAGACCGTCCCCTTGGGCCCCTGAAAATCGGAGGCATCCTCCAGCGGATCCAGGCTGATGACATGGCTCTGATCTTCCGCCAGACCCACCGCATTGCTGCGCCCCGCCGACCAACGCCACACATCCACCTTGTAACTGGTTTTGGCCAACATGCAGGAATCGTAATCCCCGCCCATGTCGAAACGCACCACGAACTGGTCGTCCCGATTTTCGGAACGCACGTATTTGCCATCCCGCCAACGCCAGGGACGGAACTGCACGTCCGCCGCATCATCCGCCCAACGCGCCGCCAGATAGAACCGTCCGCCGAAGACCCCCACCCGCAAGGCCACCTCCGCCTTGCCGACGCGATTTTGCACATCCTTCTCGACGACCGGGGAGACGCCGACCGCACGGGGGGAAACCCCGGCCCAATCATCCAGGACGCCGTCGATCACCGGCGCGGCTGTCAGGGACTCCACCTTCAGCTCCATCGGGGGCAGCATCGGCGCAACCTCCAGTCCCGGCGACTCGGCCCAAACCGCGCCCGACAGCCCCCCCAACAACATGGCTAACAGTGTGGCGTTCGACTTCATGAGATGCTCCGACGGCTTTTCCGGGAGGGACCACGGGGGGAGATCACTCCCCCCGCAACCGCTGAACTACTCGATGACCACTGAACCTTCCATACCCTGCTGCCGATGGTCCGACTCCGTGCAATACAGGGGATAGCTGCCCTTGGTCACCGGCACGAAGTAGAGATCCAACTGTCCCCCCTTCGGCATCATCTCGATGGCCAGGAAATAGGGGGCCTTGATCTCCCCATCCTTGTCCGACTGCACCTTGCGGGCGGATATCGCCTTGAAAAACTCCGGCGCGGTGAAATAGTGCTTCTTCTCGCCGACATTGCGCATGATCAGCTGGTAGGGCTGCCCCGCCTTGAAGACCAGCTTGTCCGGGGTGTAATTGTGTTCTTTCAACTCCACCGTCACCTTCTCCACGGCCTTCCAATCCACCGCGTCCACGATCTCCTTGCGCTTTTCGATGGGATCCATTCCCTGCACCCCCTCCGCCAGGACCAGGCCCGCCGAAAAGACCACTCCCGCCGCCAACAACCCCATAGCCCGAACCATTGCCTTCACGTATCCGCTCCTTCACCTCGTTCAGCGACAAAAATAGTCGATCACTTCGCCCGTTTGTTCAAGAACCACATAGGTGTCGAAACACGACCCGCCGGTGTAAACCCATCCCTCCGAAGCCGGACGGCCCACGAGAGTCACATCCATGATCTGTTGAGGCTGGCCAAAACGTTGCACCAACTCGTCACGATTGCGCCCGATCATCTCGCGCCCTCCCGATGCGGACTTCGCCTTCGCCTGACGCACCTCCGGGGCGGCGGGGGCTCCGGCCTCCGGTTTGATCTCCGCCTTGAGGCACCCCCCCATCAGCACGGCCAGACACAACACCCCGATTTTACGCATGATAACCGATCCTCCCCAAAGAGTCATCCT
This region includes:
- a CDS encoding cupredoxin domain-containing protein translates to MKAMVRAMGLLAAGVVFSAGLVLAEGVQGMDPIEKRKEIVDAVDWKAVEKVTVELKEHNYTPDKLVFKAGQPYQLIMRNVGEKKHYFTAPEFFKAISARKVQSDKDGEIKAPYFLAIEMMPKGGQLDLYFVPVTKGSYPLYCTESDHRQQGMEGSVVIE
- a CDS encoding hint domain-containing protein, whose amino-acid sequence is MTTYLQYAQQLAQELISAPPSGISLSGLTDSNVNSQLTALINAFPYFGDTDWNSAHRGALSNLLQVNLPNNGIAPHPDESGPWYAYYRSTYSYNGSASGYANAFFPGAVLSASGSRVASEVAAVNAGMNGSWWGGYAVPVLTDAIRAQVSVGVDANKLTTALGNYHSALMPALAASYLGTFKAGFNPTAQAWSSLVNSGNSSAAATLLDQKISSGQFTANINQSIAMGGDSSNAATWFLFNLWIALKALGWSDVDGAISRYKAAGMSIPGQVDAVKWWNGGYISWYSPLSGADLPSSTITASMPESELTSYTGSYMPSHSSVNEADGYSHSFCEWGSLALYKPDSGSCFGGETRVLMADGRVRRIAEVRIGDMVQTAGGPRVVVMIETPKRAGRKLYSVNGQQVFTTATHPFRRGAEGGPLRYAVSPWGLIDGIPDMASQGEGVLKAGVVLAGMRDGRSAALTVQRVEEYESSDPQEVVYDLLLNDWENGHGLYYVGGPESFFVVEAETANPLSHPEVTTAVIAAMEMSHGSCREHLGEPHVEIPKVVGKLDAQRIARQARKAVRPYLGGKPMPPTPDTRPTFCRLNGEWNAHSSMLEYYLVGRFGRWLRSEIANGWRCHGSGVAGDHLAVGLFDIEFVGDPAPEPGRDVEVELDLEGVFRHGETASVSLSVAVKPESAWRLVIDRTLDLGRVGELPSRTMLLGAIRQGGQLLGSFRCAVSGGESGRGRGDHFIFHPNGRIIGRICLDQRLLCTRELQEEETAAQRWRQDPGAAQALAVVLGRQIGLHLLSEIEAHSSVGLAK
- a CDS encoding HAMP domain-containing protein, which translates into the protein MRINDLSVKFKILGGASLLVLITVIFGILAETYIGKVSDALFGITDNSAKAVEYATGVERMALATIMEEKNYLLEEKDEIHQRAENAVKELNKFLDKVDELATRHNNTRLLEQSKAARHGTEAYADKYRAGVRGLKANKAAVAEMVAKGSVVEKAAAQFLQMQVDAYTAAMKGGADAAALNAFVQRYIITTNIYVNALAIMRAEKEEVNYKDRVAWKKMGELLPALMGLYDTLQTITTDPAQVKLIEEARKATRDYSEAANNWIKNDDALRGILKEMAQLGGNVIKQAQDAEGAGYQQLDTAREAAEKLIQESSVIIIGTIVVAVVVGVIIALFLASLITSPIIKGVAFARSVAEGDLTAVVEVDQKDEIGQLAEALREMVTKLRSVVTEVRQAADNVASGSQEMNSSAQGLSDGASEQAASVEETSSSMEQMSGNIQQNTDNAQQTEKIARQAAQDAEEGGRSVGEAVAAMKEIASKIAIIEEIARQTNLLALNAAIEAARAGEHGKGFAVVAAEVRKLAERSQTAASEISTLSASSVMVAERTGEIISRLVPDIRKTAELIQEIASASREQNTGASQINKAIQQLDRVIQQNAGAAEEMAATAEELSSQSDNLAQSISFFRIGDSRGVPPSGSRGGSTVREGGKRLPVPARRAALPDYSQGSKAKGHKVAGIDRELDDKDDGEFGTF